One Coffea arabica cultivar ET-39 chromosome 5c, Coffea Arabica ET-39 HiFi, whole genome shotgun sequence DNA window includes the following coding sequences:
- the LOC113688963 gene encoding uncharacterized protein, producing MASFDRASLVFAMLIAVSSMSSNCFQAEARRLLDTGLPEIPTLPKPEIPTLPKPELPTVPKLEIPTLPKPELPTVPKPEVPELPKPELPTVPKHEIPELPKPELPNVPKPEIPTLPKPELPTLPKPEVPKKPETTTP from the coding sequence ATGGCTAGTTTCGACCGTGCATCTCTTGTTTTCGCCATGCTTATTGCTGTATCATCCATGAGCAGCAACTGTTTCCAAGCTGAAGCGCGTCGCCTTCTTGATACAGGGTTGCCTGAGATTCCTACCTTGCCAAAGCCTGAGATACCAACACTGCCTAAACCTGAGCTGCCAACCGTGCCAAAGCTTGAGATTCCCACGCTGCCCAAACCCGAGCTGCCAACCGTTCCAAAGCCTGAGGTTCCAGAATTGCCAAAACCTGAGCTGCCAACCGTTCCAAAGCATGAGATTCCAGAATTGCCAAAACCTGAGCTGCCAAATGTGCCGAAGCCAGAGATTCCAACATTGCCTAAACCCGAGCTACCAACTTTGCCCAAGCCAGAGGTGCCTAAAAAGCCTGAGACCACCACTCCATGA
- the LOC113689493 gene encoding tetrahydroberberine oxidase-like: MRILSGGHDFEGRSYVADVPFFILNMFYFRSISIDAKSQTAWVGAAATLGETYYAITQFNSSLAFPAGYCPTIAFGGHVSGGGHGPLVRKYGLAGDNVIDARIIDASGRVLDRESMGEDLFWAIRGGTGASFGVILAYKIKLVEVPKKFTAFSLTRTLQQNATKLVHQWQSVAPKLPADLLISLQLTTVKSSRTGKSTVAATFVSAFRGGVDELLYIMQENFPELGLVKGDCTELSWVEYIAFHFGLPKESTYDMLLGKITALPKDYFKAKSDLVQRPIPEEGLEKIWDLMKKMESPPGRMEWIPFGARMDEIPESEIPFPHRAGNLFLVFKTTSVEWNSTRVELMQERIAWLRKLHAVFGKYVAKNPRGAYVNYKDLDLGVNNVGKTSVEKARIWGAPYFKNNFDRLVQVKTKVDPYNFFKNEQSIPISQ, from the coding sequence ATGCGAATATTAAGTGGAGGCCATGACTTTGAAGGTCGTTCATATGTTGCGGATGTCCCATTTTTTATCCTCAACATGTTCTACTTTCGATCAATCTCGATCGATGccaaaagccaaactgcttggGTTGGAGCCGCTGCAACTCTTGGCGAAACATACTATGCTATTACCCAATTTAATAGCTCCCTTGCTTTCCCTGCCGGCTATTGCCCTACTATCGCTTTTGGTGGGCACGTCAGCGGAGGCGGGCACGGCCCGCTAGTTAGGAAATATGGTCTTGCAGGTGATAACGTCATTGATGCTCGAATAATTGATGCAAGCGGAAGAGTTCTCGATAGAGAATCAATGGGCGAGGATCTATTCTGGGCCATTAGAGGGGGAACAGGAGCTAGTTTTGGTGTAATTCTCGCATACAAAATAAAACTAGTTGAGGTTCCAAAGAAATTCACTGCATTCAGTCTGACCAGAACATTGCAGCAAAATGCAACAAAATTAGTCCATCAATGGCAATCTGTTGCCCCAAAGTTGCCTGCAGATCTACTTATTTCACTTCAGTTGACCACTGTCAAATCCAGCCGAACAGGCAAGAGTACTGTAGCAGCTACTTTTGTTTCTGCTTTTCGGGGTGGAGTTGATGAGCTActgtacataatgcaagaaaatttCCCAGAGTTGGGATTGGTTAAGGGGGATTGCACTGAATTAAGTTGGGTCGAATATATCGCTTTCCATTTTGGCTTGCCAAAAGAATCAACATATGATATGTTGCTAGGCAAAATCACTGCACTACCAAAAGATTACTTCAAAGCCAAATCAGACCTTGTTCAACGCCCCATTCCTGAAGAGGGGCTTGAAAAGATATGGGATCTTATGAAGAAGATGGAATCCCCGCCCGGGCGAATGGAATGGATCCCTTTTGGAGCAAGAATGGATGAGATTCCTGAATCAGAAATTCCATTCCCGCACAGAGCTGGAAACTTATTCTTAGTGTTCAAAACAACGAGTGTAGAATGGAATTCAACCAGGGTAGAATTGATGCAAGAACGTATCGCTTGGTTGAGAAAACTCCATGCAGTTTTTGGAAAGTATGTTGCCAAGAATCCAAGAGGTGCATATGTTAACTATAAGGATCTTGATTTGGGAGTGAATAACGTGGGCAAAACAAGTGTTGAAAAAGCAAGGATCTGGGGTGCTCCATATTTCAAGAACAATTTTGATAGATTGGTCCAAGTGAAAACCAAAGTTGATCCTTATAATTTCTTCAAGAATGAACAGAGCATCCCAATTTCTCAATGA
- the LOC113688852 gene encoding F-box/LRR-repeat protein 25 yields the protein MYVSCNSIPSACFNFSFFQAAKMDFKNDDEDEGTATCSRFEKLKKSEDQQDLFSGLPDEILLHILSFLPLEDAVKTVLIRRFGNLWRSIRILDFDQCLNHSCYNGPYCNQKLMNLIHQGVKFNESRTLEKLRLKFAFHKGYDSILEDQWLKSTANEIDSLVRFAVSKKVKVLDLDLLGCGFIELVEDYSVPDVVFRNDHLMELRLAACNIELQGEISLKSVKILSLKDIELNDNMMEKILLGCPSLEDLTLIGCYGLTNLNCSNNPNLKKLNLVLHLGKTLTISWNAALSVENPKCLEGGAKQLNLPSAIDASLFIGSRFRWERKKHNEVKRQLQKTSFCSTCTPSSSSCILA from the exons ATGTACGTTTCTTGCAATTCGATCCCTTCTGCCTGTTTTAATTTCAGCTTCTTCCAAGCTGCTAAAATGGACTTCAagaatgatgatgaagatgagggTACTGCAACTTGTAGTAGATTTGAGAAGCTGAAGAAATCAGAAGATCAGCAAGATTTGTTCAGTGGCTTGCCTGATGAGATTTTGCTGCATATACTTTCCTTTCTACCGTTAGAGGATGCTGTAAAGACGGTCCTGATTCGAAGATTTGGAAACCTGTGGCGCAGTATTcgaattcttgattttgatcaGTGCCTGAACCATTCCTGCTACAACGGTCCTTATTGCAATCAAAAGCTCATGAACTTGATCCATCAAGGAGTGAAATTCAATGAGAGCAGAACCCTGGAGAAACTGCGTCTAAAGTTCGCTTTCCACAAGGGTTATGACAGTATTCTTGAAGATCAATGGCTGAAAAGTACTGCTAATGAAATCGATTCGCTGGTTCGTTTTGCAGTAAGCAAGAAAGTGAAAGTTCTTGATCTTGATTTACTGGGGTGTGGTTTCATTGAGCTCGTTGAAGATTACTCTGTCCCTGATGTTGTTTTCAGAAATGATCACTTGATGGAACTAAGGTTGGCCGCTTGCAATATCGAATTGCAGGGGGAGATTAGTTTGAAATCGGTCAAGATCTTGTCCTTGAAGGATATTGAGTTGAATGATAACATGATGGAGAAGATCTTACTGGGCTGTCCATCACTTGAAGATTTAACTCTGATAGGTTGCTATGGTTTGACAAATTTGAATTGCAGCAACAATCCGAATCTAAAGAAGCTGAATCTTGTTCTGCACTTGGGGAAGACCTTGACAATCTCTTGGAATGCTGCATTATCAGTGGAGAATCCTAAATGCTTAGAGGGTGGTGCCAAGCAATTGAATCTACCATCAGCTATTGATGCCTCACTCTTCATTGGCTCAAGATTCAGGTGGGAGAGAAAGAAGCATAATGAGGTTAAAAGGCAACTCCAGAAGACCAGTTTTTGCAGTACTTGCACaccatcttcctcttcttgcaTTTTG GCATGA
- the LOC113689494 gene encoding berberine bridge enzyme-like 8 — translation MKISYSTLLQFAFLLLIAIWWDSASHPHHEEFVQCLLNYTDSPSDFSKAIYTQNNSSFMSVLDSYIQNLRFLSPEIPKPQVIITALTENQIQAAIFCSKKHRLQMRIRSGGHDLEGRSFISDVPFFVLDMSNFRSISVDAKSLTAWVGAGATLGELYYSIHEANSSLGFPAGTCPTVGIGGHVSGGGYGPLTRQFGLAADNVIDARIIDANGKVLDRKSMGEDLFWAIRGGGGANFAVILGYKLKLVEIPEKVTAFSITRTLEQNATLEQNASQLVYKWQYIASKLPLDLTITLQFVNINSDQTGKRTVLVRFVSVFLGKVDELFSIMNQQFPELGLKKEDCSEMLWIQYIAFHNGQPIGDVKEFLTRRGSRAKLYSKDKSDFAKEPIPEKGLEEILEKLNELPPSMAIMEWSYFGGGVMDTTPESATPFPHRGNLYLIFVEVLWNATNQEVVSKQRIDWIKKLYKVIGKYVPNNPRAAYANNRDLDLGVNNKGKTCVEKARIWGAPYFKNNFDRLVEVKTKVDPYNFFKNEQSIPPLH, via the coding sequence ATGAAAATATCCTATTCAACACTGCTTCAATTTGCTTTCCTCCTCCTCATTGCCATCTGGTGGGATTCTGCATCTCATCCTCACCACGAAGAATTTGTTCAATGCCTTCTAAATTATACTGATAGCCCCTCTGATTTCTCAAAAGCAATTTACACCCAAAACAACTCTTCTTTCATGTCGGTTTTGGACTCCTACATCCAAAACTTACGCTTCCTTTCACCAGAAATTCCTAAGCCCCAAGTCATTATCACAGCTTTGACTGAAAATCAGATTCAAGCAGCAATATTTTGCTCTAAGAAGCACCGCTTACAGATGAGAATTCGAAGCGGTGGCCATGACCTTGAGGGCAGATCCTTCATTTCTGACGTCCCATTTTTTGTCCTAGACATGTCCAACTTCCGTTCAATCTCGGTAGACGCTAAAAGTCTAACCGCCTGGGTTGGAGCTGGAGCAACCCTTGGTGAACTATACTACAGCATTCACGAGGCAAATAGCTCTCTGGGGTTTCCGGCTGGTACATGTCCAACTGTCGGCATTGGTGGGCACGTCAGTGGCGGAGGCTACGGTCCATTGACAAGGCAATTTGGCCTTGCTGCGGACAATGTCATCGATGCTCGGATCATCGATGCAAACGGAAAAGTTCTCGATAGAAAGAGCATGGGTGAGGATCTCTTTTGGGCTATAAGAGGTGGAGGCGGTGCAAACTTTGCAGTCATTCTTGGATACAAGTTGAAATTGGTCGAAATTCCAGAGAAAGTTACTGCGTTTTCCATCACCAGAACCTTGGAACAAAATGCAACCTTGGAACAAAATGCAAGCCAACTTGTATACAAGTGGCAGTATATTGCCTCAAAGTTACCACTGGACCTTACTATCACACTCCAATTTGTCAATATCAATTCCGATCAAACAGGTAAGAGAACTGTGCTAGTTAGATTTGTGTCTGTTTTCCTTGGTaaagttgatgaattattttCAATCATGAACCAACAATTTCCCGAGTTGGGGTTGAAGAAAGAGGACTGCAGTGAAATGCTTTGGATCCAATATATAGCCTTTCACAATGGTCAACCAATTGGTGACGTTAAAGAGTTCTTGACCAGGAGAGGCTCTCGAGCTAAACTTTATTCCAAAGATAAATCTGATTTCGCCAAAGAGCCTATCCCTGAAAAAGggcttgaagagatattagaaaAGCTTAATGAATTACCTCCTTCTATGGCAATAATGGaatggagttattttggaggaggTGTAATGGATACAACACCGGAATCAGCAACTCCATTCCCACATAGAGGAAATTTGTACCTCATATTTGTAGAGGTTTTGTGGAACGCAACAAATCAAGAAGTGGTGTCTAAACAGCGTATAGATTGGATCAAAAAGCTTTACAAGGTTATTGGAAAATATGTTCCCAACAATCCAAGAGCTGCCTATGCTAACAATCGCGACCTTGATTTGGGGGTGAATAATAAAGGTAAAACTTGTGTTGAAAAAGCAAGGATCTGGGGTGCTCCATATTTCAAGAACAATTTTGATAGACTGGTAGAAGTGAAAACCAAGGTTGATCCTTATAATTTCTTCAAGAATGAGCAGAGTATCCCACCTTTGCACTGA